From Brachionichthys hirsutus isolate HB-005 chromosome 2, CSIRO-AGI_Bhir_v1, whole genome shotgun sequence, one genomic window encodes:
- the LOC137899527 gene encoding protein phosphatase 1 regulatory subunit 12B-like, translating to MSSYYPRTKDLTRTRKSVTDSPPSSPSPTDKNYRHERLSRYDSSGESATDKPLGRTSSYTRRETRLAALGRQEQDSTAKDYKKLYTEALRENEKLKSRLQDSKQELAKIRSQLEKVSQQRSAFQRHDRMSERSTVLESEKREKQALEKRVSNMEDDLKILAELKSDNQRLKDENGALIRVISKLSK from the exons ATGTCATCTTACTACCCACGCACCAAGGACCTGACTCGCACCAGGAAGTCCGTGACGGATTCTCCGCCGTCCTCTCCATCTCCTACCGACAAAAACTACAGA catGAAAGATTGTCCAG ATACGACTCCAGTGGAGAGAGCGCGACGGACAAACCGTTGGGTCGAACGAGCTCCTATACGAGAAGAGAGACGAGGCTCGCTGCTCTGGGAAGGCAGGAGCAGGACTCCACCGCCAAAGACTACAAAAAG ttgtaCACGGAAGCTTTGCGTGAAAACGAGAAGCTCAAGTCAAGATTGCAGGACAGCAAACAAGAACTGGCTAAAATACGTTCCCAGCTGGAGAAAGTCTCTCAG cAACGTTCTGCCTTCCAGAGGCACGACAGAATGTCAGAGAGATCCACGGTGCTTGAATCGGAGAAAAGG GAAAAACAAGCTCTGGAGAAAAGAGTGTCAAACATGGAGGATGATTTAAAG ATCTTAGCAGAGCTCAAATCGGACAACCAGAGGCTAAAGGATGAGAACGGCGCCCTGATTCGAGTCATCAGCAAACTGTCCAAATGA
- the LOC137899517 gene encoding synaptotagmin-2-like, which translates to MPKWNLFRHQTTPMVAAKPTGASALTVTPAPVALVSADNSTEPVNKNDAFDEIKNKFLNEIDKIPLPSWAIIAIAVVAALLILTCCFCIVKKCCCKKKKNKKGKKGKGEMGMKNLKGGEKQQDDDDEEEDDVEPGLTGDEKEEEVKEKEKLGKLQYSIDYDFQENKLTVGILQAADLLSMDSGGTSDPYVKVFVLPDKKKKFDTKVHKKTLNPVFNETFTFKIPFQEMGGKTLVMSVYDFDRFSKHDVIGEIKIPINTLDLAKPIEEWRDLDSADQEEPEKLGDICISLRYVPTAGKLTICILEAKNLKKMDVGGLSDPYVKINLLQNGKRLKKKKTTVKKNTLNPYYNESFSFEIPLEQMQKILAVITVLDYDKIGKNDAIGKILVGSKATAAGLKHWSDMLANPRRPIAQWHPLQPEEEVDAAVAAINAKK; encoded by the exons ATGCCGAAGTGGAACTTGTTCAGGCATCAGACAACGCCCATGGTCGCTGCTAAGCCAACGGGGGCCAGTGCCTTGACTGTGACCCCAGCCCCCGTCGCCTTGGTCTCAGCTGACAACTCCACCGAGCCGGTCAACAAGAACGATGCCTTTGACGAGATCAAAAACAAGTTCTTGAACGAAATCGACAAGATCCCAT TGCCGTCCTGGGCCATCATCGCCATTGCCGTGGTCGCCGCTCTACTCATTCTGACGTGCTGCTTCTGCATTGTCAAGAAATGCTGctgcaagaaaaagaagaacaagaagggCAAAAAGGGGAAGGGTGAAATGGGGATGAAGAACCTGAAAGGGGGAGAG AAACAACAGGACGACgacgatgaagaagaagatgatgtcGAACCAGGGCTGACTGGAGacgagaaagaagaggaagtgaaggagaaagaaaagctgGGAAAGCTGCAGTATTCCATCGACTACGACTTCCAGGAGAACAAG CTGACTGTGGGAATCCTGCAAGCAGCTGATCTCCTCTCCATGGACAGCGGCGGCACCTCCGACCCCTACGTCAAAGTCTTCGTCCTCCCcgacaagaagaagaagtttgACACGAAGGTCCACAAGAAAACGCTTAATCCGGTCTTTAATGAGACCTTTACTTTCAAG ATTCCATTCCAGGAGATGGGTGGGAAGACTCTCGTGATGTCAGTCTACGACTTTGATCGCTTCTCGAAGCATGATGTCATCGGAGAGATTAAAATACCAATCAACACCCTTGACCTGGCGAAGCCGATAGAGGAGTGGAGAGACCTGGACAGCGCAGACCAAGAAGAG CCGGAGAAGCTGGGCGACATTTGCATCTCTCTGCGTTACGTTCCCACTGCTGGAAAACTCACCATTTGCATTCTGGAAGCCAAGAACCTGAAGAAAATGGACGTGGGTGGACTGTCAG ATCCCTACGTGAAAATCAACCTGCTGCAGAATGGGAagaggctgaagaagaagaagacgacggTGAAGAAGAACACTTTGAATCCGTACTACAATGAGTCGTTCAGTTTTGAGATTCCTCTCGAGCAGATGCAG AAAATCCTAGCCGTGATCACAGTGCTGGATTACGACAAGATTGGCAAGAACGATGCCATTGGGAAGATCTTGGTGGGAAGCAAGGCCACGGCGGCCGGGCTGAAACACTGGTCTGACATGCTGGCCAACCCCCGTCGCCCCATCGCCCAGTGGCATCCACTGcagccagaggaggaggtggatgcTGCCGTCGCAGCCATAAATGCCAAGAAGTAA